One window from the genome of Sulfuricurvum sp. IAE1 encodes:
- a CDS encoding TolC family protein, which yields MKRLLPFILPTLVLAQSYPEVIARIDASYAVQSARAIEHSAYEAYLAAEGKHLPSLDARLSALKLNRTPTAVLASSKMQTASRNNVEGEVTLTYPLFSGFALSASAEKARLHHEKALLETSDLKRNLYLDATRLYAAAAGYEAVIAAQKEAKIAIDASYAKARGMYANGLLAPAELYAIEAKGYEIEAQIAESQSARLQALNTLSYLTGERVEKVELPSVREWTSEPTKVEAAAQANREDLLALAKALGIARSDIAMAESRWYPQIALVASLKRHGDTFDLNGDGYTNADKSYGGVVASWNLFSGMSDYHALQASKASELAAYAAIEDYKSRIISEIRNTALKIEATHTKLLSARMRIKAAEEYAKLTRGRFDNQLSSADELSRAIADLASAKAAAATLESELFTLDVSLLLQGGLEMFRVKTAIH from the coding sequence ATGAAGCGGTTGCTTCCGTTTATTTTGCCGACACTGGTATTGGCTCAGAGCTATCCTGAAGTAATCGCGCGCATCGACGCTTCGTACGCGGTGCAAAGTGCCCGTGCGATCGAACACTCGGCATACGAAGCGTATCTGGCGGCGGAGGGTAAGCATCTTCCCTCGCTCGATGCCCGCCTCAGCGCTCTCAAATTGAACCGGACGCCCACTGCGGTATTGGCGTCATCGAAAATGCAGACCGCCTCACGCAACAATGTAGAGGGAGAAGTCACCCTTACTTATCCGCTGTTCAGCGGGTTTGCCCTCTCCGCTTCGGCAGAAAAAGCCAGGCTCCATCATGAAAAAGCATTACTTGAAACCTCCGATCTCAAACGTAACCTTTATCTGGATGCCACCCGGCTATATGCCGCAGCTGCGGGCTATGAGGCGGTAATTGCGGCTCAGAAGGAAGCCAAAATCGCAATCGACGCATCGTACGCAAAAGCGAGGGGAATGTATGCCAACGGCCTGCTCGCCCCCGCCGAGCTCTATGCCATCGAAGCAAAGGGATACGAAATCGAAGCGCAAATCGCCGAGAGCCAAAGCGCGCGCCTTCAGGCGCTCAACACCCTTTCCTACCTCACGGGGGAACGTGTCGAGAAGGTTGAACTCCCCTCTGTACGGGAATGGACATCGGAACCGACAAAGGTCGAAGCTGCCGCGCAGGCGAACCGTGAAGACCTGCTCGCCCTGGCAAAAGCGCTCGGAATCGCACGAAGCGACATCGCTATGGCCGAAAGTCGGTGGTATCCTCAAATAGCGCTTGTCGCTTCCCTTAAACGTCACGGTGACACGTTCGATCTTAACGGCGACGGATACACGAACGCCGATAAAAGTTACGGCGGGGTTGTCGCTTCGTGGAATCTCTTTTCGGGGATGAGCGACTATCATGCGCTTCAAGCCTCAAAGGCATCCGAATTGGCCGCATACGCCGCGATCGAAGATTATAAAAGCCGTATCATTTCAGAAATACGCAATACGGCTTTGAAGATCGAAGCGACCCATACTAAACTGCTGAGCGCACGTATGCGGATCAAGGCCGCCGAAGAGTATGCCAAACTCACCCGGGGGAGATTTGACAACCAGCTTTCGAGTGCGGACGAATTGAGCCGTGCCATTGCCGACCTTGCGTCGGCGAAAGCAGCTGCGGCAACGCTGGAAAGCGAGCTTTTCACCCTGGATGTTTCGCTTCTGCTGCAGGGCGGTTTGGAAATGTTCCGCGTAAAAACGGCGATTCACTGA
- a CDS encoding HlyD family secretion protein, with protein MFSTLKKYWLGALIALLFGTGAVLIYVRLHPPQLAENLIQGTGRIDGDLINLNAKYAGRISRIDVEEGEQVRRFQTVAVIDSQESRAQHDQVVARLDAARREFRSREIELEILRRTLPQTLLKADANLALSQRSRDELDRTVSMQKNIVAQSEKDFERMHDLVGKRLVESRQLETAELKLKTDREQLSALMYKRKQLDETISIAQSSRVEALLAQRKIDAMQEANNALSAGIKAMEATQAQSQAVLDEMELRSPVNGFVVERIAHGGEVVGAGNPVVTLIDPSSLYLKIFVDTLQNGKIKIADRAVIFVDAYPDHPIAAKVVRIEQKAEFTPKEVSVASDRIQRVYAVHLKPLKPDPLLKLGLPAVGVVSLDGKNLPVTLREVPE; from the coding sequence ATGTTTTCTACCCTGAAAAAATACTGGTTGGGTGCTCTTATTGCGCTTTTGTTCGGTACGGGCGCCGTTTTGATCTATGTAAGGCTTCATCCGCCGCAGCTGGCCGAAAACCTAATTCAGGGGACGGGGCGGATAGACGGTGATTTGATCAATCTCAATGCGAAGTACGCCGGCAGGATCAGCCGCATCGACGTCGAAGAAGGGGAACAGGTACGCCGTTTTCAGACAGTCGCCGTGATCGACAGCCAAGAGTCGCGCGCCCAGCACGATCAGGTAGTCGCCAGGCTCGATGCGGCACGGCGCGAATTCCGCTCTCGGGAAATCGAACTGGAGATTCTGCGCCGGACTCTCCCCCAGACCCTTTTAAAAGCCGACGCGAATCTCGCACTCTCGCAGCGTTCCCGCGACGAACTCGATCGAACCGTGAGCATGCAAAAAAACATCGTTGCCCAAAGCGAAAAAGATTTCGAACGGATGCACGACCTGGTGGGCAAACGGCTTGTCGAATCGCGCCAGCTCGAAACCGCCGAACTCAAGCTCAAAACCGACCGCGAGCAGCTATCCGCACTCATGTACAAACGCAAACAGCTGGACGAGACGATCTCGATCGCACAAAGTTCGCGTGTCGAAGCATTGTTGGCACAGCGTAAAATCGATGCGATGCAGGAGGCCAACAACGCACTTTCCGCGGGAATCAAAGCAATGGAAGCGACACAGGCCCAAAGCCAGGCGGTCCTCGATGAAATGGAGCTGCGTTCTCCGGTGAACGGTTTCGTGGTCGAGAGAATCGCACACGGCGGAGAGGTTGTCGGAGCCGGAAATCCCGTCGTTACGCTGATCGATCCCTCTTCGTTGTACCTGAAAATTTTCGTCGATACGCTCCAAAACGGCAAGATCAAAATTGCAGACCGCGCCGTCATCTTCGTCGACGCTTATCCCGATCATCCGATAGCGGCAAAAGTAGTCCGTATCGAACAAAAAGCTGAATTTACCCCCAAAGAGGTCTCCGTCGCCAGTGACAGGATTCAGCGTGTATATGCCGTCCACCTCAAACCCCTCAAACCCGATCC
- a CDS encoding nitrogen fixation protein NifQ — MHEHDVMRREIENHLKKYAANDEARYDLAPLIALKSLEMNHLYQDLGFKNRIEMGQFMARHFPRLAEMKPKEKLWKKFLYDAIGKVAPACAGCNDREHCFSCLVAEASAS, encoded by the coding sequence ATGCACGAACACGACGTCATGCGCCGCGAGATTGAAAACCACCTGAAAAAATACGCCGCGAACGATGAGGCCAGATACGATCTCGCTCCGCTTATTGCGCTCAAATCGCTCGAGATGAACCATTTGTACCAGGACCTGGGGTTTAAAAACCGCATCGAGATGGGCCAGTTCATGGCACGCCACTTTCCCCGTCTCGCCGAAATGAAACCCAAAGAGAAACTTTGGAAAAAATTCCTCTACGACGCCATCGGGAAAGTGGCTCCCGCCTGTGCCGGATGCAACGACCGCGAGCACTGTTTCTCCTGCCTTGTTGCCGAAGCGAGCGCATCATGA